The window CAGCAACGCCTGCCTGGGCTTCCTGAACGGCATGACCAGCGTGGGCATGCTGATCGAGGCCGGCCTGATCGACTATGGGCTGGTGGTCAACGGCGAAGGCTCGCAAGAAGCGGTGATGGCGACGGTGCGCCGGCTGCAGAACCCCAACACGTCGGCCCAGGAGTTTCGCGACAATTTCGCCACGCTGACGCTTGGCTCGGGCGCGGTAGCCATGCTGCTCTGCCGCAAAGAGCTATCGCGCGCAGGGCACAGCCTGAATGGCGCGGTGACGCTGGCCGCCACCGAACACAACCGCCTGTGCGTCGGCCAGCCCGACTACATGAAGACCGACGCGAGCGCACTGCTGGTTGCCGGCGTGCAGCTGGCGGGCGAAACCTGGCGCGCCGCCGTCGATGAGCTGCCGGCCTGGAGTGACGACCAGATCACCATGTACATCCCACACCAGGTTGGCGCCCGCCACATGGCCGCAGTCGCCGAGGCGCTCGAGATCAAGCCGCACAAGCTGCACTTGAACTTCCCCTTACTCGGCAACATCGGCCCGGCCGCGCTGCCGATCACCCTGGCGATGGCCGAGGAGGCCGGGCGGATCAAGCCGAACGACCACGTAGCGCTGCTAGGCATCGGCAGCGGCCTGAACTGCTCGATGATGAGCGTGACCTGGTAGGGCGGCTCGCGCCGGCGCTACCGCTCGCTGCGTCCTCGCCCCCGTACTCTTCGCTCCCAGCGTGGGAGCGGGGGCAGGGGGTGAGAGCCGATCGCATGGGAACGCGATCGACGAAAACGCTACACCTAAAAGGGGCAGAGGCGTGGGGTTCAGGTGGGCGTTGGGTGAAAAAAGCCGACGCCCACCAGATCAGCGCTTGACCCGGCGCGGCAGCAGCGCTAGAATGAATCGGGCATGGCTGGGCATGTGTAACCGATCGAAGGCGCTATGACCACCGCACTTGAGGGGCTGATACAATCACCGCAGCTAGTGCGCTACGACGAGCAGATCCGCGATCTGCTGGTTGCCGAGCAGCAGCGCCGCGCCGCTTTCTATGCGCAGATCGATGAGGCCAATCACACGCTGATGCGCCAGCCTAGAATTGGCGGTCGCGGCGCTTGAGCTGCCAGGCCGTAATGCCGAGGCACACCAGCATATACAGCAGCAAAATGCCCCAGCGCGCGAGCAAGTGCCCCAGCGTGAAGCTGTACTCATCCTTCGGCACACTCAGCATGCCCGGCTGAAATGGCAGCTCGTTCAGGTTTACAGTCGTGCCGTAGGCATCCATAGCCCAGCGGCTGATCGTAAACCACGAGAGCACGCGCTGCACGCTGAAGCCATCGCCCAGCGTGAAGATCACGCCCGCAAACAAGATCTGCGGGATCAGCGCCAGCGGCACCACCGAGATCGCCCGATCGGG of the Candidatus Kouleothrix ribensis genome contains:
- a CDS encoding 3-oxoacyl-ACP synthase III, giving the protein MLFQNVAIEAIAYELAPHRVTSEDLENQMAATMQRLGIPAGRLEALSGIRERRFWDHGTMPSDVATIAARKVIDQSAIDPQRIGCLINTSVCKDYIEPSVACLVHGNLKLPPGCVNYDISNACLGFLNGMTSVGMLIEAGLIDYGLVVNGEGSQEAVMATVRRLQNPNTSAQEFRDNFATLTLGSGAVAMLLCRKELSRAGHSLNGAVTLAATEHNRLCVGQPDYMKTDASALLVAGVQLAGETWRAAVDELPAWSDDQITMYIPHQVGARHMAAVAEALEIKPHKLHLNFPLLGNIGPAALPITLAMAEEAGRIKPNDHVALLGIGSGLNCSMMSVTW